ACAGTGTACGCACACTTATTAAAATCCATGAATGAATATGATTGTGTATTTACACCACTAGGTAAAACTATGGTGGTTAAAAAAGAAGAATGCTCAACGTATCAGAACATTACAAAAATAGAAATCAAAATGATCGAACAAAAGGAGGAAGTTGATGTCAAAAGAAATCAAAAAAGATAAAACAATAGACAATGTAAAAATTGATTTTTTCGATGTTAAAAAACAAGAATCAATTTTAAATCATACAAATAAAATAGATAAAAAATTATTAGAAAAAGAAGTTATTAAAATAGTTTCTTGTAAATCTTATAAGAGTGCTGAAATAACTTTAATGGTGAAATAAAATGGAAAATATAAAACCACTGTATGTCTTATCTAAAAAAATACATAAGTCATATCGATAATTTAGTAAAACAACTTAAAAAGGATAAAACAAATCCACACTTTACAAAAATTGTTAAAAACGGCAGAGAGTACGAAGTAGCTATACAAAATGGTTATAAAAACTTAAAAACAATGCCAAACTTTTATGTTTATGAAAATGTTGGAGCTGGAAAAACATTTAATTCAAGAAAACTTGAAGAACTAGGAATGTTTGTTAAATGATCATATTTTTGAAGACAATTTAATGAACAAACTTTTATGTTTGAAAAAAGTAAAACAATTTTAACTCAACTTTTGATTATTGATGATATAGGTTCAAGTGCTCTAACTCTAATACAATTAGAAATATTGTTGGAAATAATTGATATGCGAATGGATAAAAAATTAAAAACAATTATAACTACAAATTTATCATTAAATGATTTACAAAATAAAATGAAAAAAATTGATTTAACTCAAAATCAAAGAATTGCTGATAGGCTAAAAACCTTTACACAT
This region of Mesoplasma melaleucae genomic DNA includes:
- a CDS encoding ATP-binding protein, with the translated sequence MSYLKKYISHIDNLVKQLKKDKTNPHFTKIVKNGREYEVAIQNGYKNLKTMPNFYVYENVGAGKTFNSRKLEELGMFVKWSYFWRQFNEQTFMFEKSKTILTQLLIIDDIGSSALTLIQLEILLEIIDMRMDKKLKTIITTNLSLNDLQNKMKKIDLTQNQRIADRLKTFTHVNFDNESLRV